From a region of the Panthera uncia isolate 11264 chromosome B1, Puncia_PCG_1.0, whole genome shotgun sequence genome:
- the STAR gene encoding steroidogenic acute regulatory protein, mitochondrial: protein MLLATFKLCAGSSYRHVRNMKGLRHQAVLAIGQELNRRALGGPTPGAWINQARRRSSLLGSQLEDTLYSDQELAYIQQGEEAMQKALGILSSREGWKKENQQANGDTVLSKVVPDMGKVFRLEVVVDQPMERLYEELVEHMEAMGEWNPNVKEIKVLQKIGKDTVITHELAAESAGNLVGPRDFVSVRCTKRRGSTCVLAGTATCFGEMPEQKGIIRGEHGPTCMVLRPLAGSPSKTKLTWLLSIDLKGWLPKTIINQVLSQTQVDFANHLRKHLESSPAPDARC, encoded by the exons ATGCTCCTAGCGACGTTCAAGCTGTGCGCTGGTAGCTCCTATAGACACGTTCGCAACATGAAGG gGCTGAGGCACCAAGCCGTGCTGGCCATCGGCCAGGAGCTGAACCGGAGGGCACTAGGGGGCCCGACCCCGGGTGCATGGATTAACCAGGCTCGGCGTCGGAGTTCTCTGCTTG GTTCTCAGCTGGAAGACACTCTCTACAGTGACCAGGAGCTGGCCTATAtccagcagggagaggaggccatGCAGAAGGCCCTGGGCATCCTCAGCAGCCGGGAGGGCTGGAAGAAGGAGAACCAGCAG GCAAATGGGGACACAGTACTGAGTAAAGTGGTCCCAGATATGGGCAAGGTGTTCCGGTTGGAGGTGGTGGTGGACCAGCCCATGGAGAGGCTTTATGAAGAGCTTGTGGAGCACATGGAAGCGATGGGAGAGTGGAACCCGAACGTCAAGGAGATTAAG GTCCTGCAGAAGATTGGAAAAGATACAGTCATCACCCACGAGTTGGCTGCAGAATCAGCAGGAAACCTCGTGGGGCCCCGGGACTTCGTGAGTGTGCGCTGCACTAAGCGCCGAGGCTCCACCTGCGTGCTGGCTGGCACGGCCACATGTTTCGGTGAGATGCCCGAGCAGAAAGGCATCATCAG AGGAGAGCATGGTCCCACTTGCATGGTGCTCCGTCCCCTGGCTGGAAGTCCCTCGAAGACCAAACTCACGTGGCTGCTCAGTATTGACCTCAAG GGATGGCTGCCAAAGACGATCATCAACCAGGTCTTATCACAGACCCAGGTGGACTTTGCCAACCACCTGCGCAAGCACCTGGAGTCCAGCCCCGCTCCTGACGCCAGGTGTTAA